The following coding sequences are from one Candidatus Nitrohelix vancouverensis window:
- the larB gene encoding nickel pincer cofactor biosynthesis protein LarB, protein MNIESLEELMQALYQQEISPKEAFKKIKNLPYENLGFAMVDHHRQIRTGMPEVIFCQGKSPDQTLSIIQRLYQAGADVLATRLSEQDYETIRQDLPEQAEYLRNARCLVIKKPTTKEAIGKICVVTAGTSDIAMAEEAAITAETYGSHVERIFDVGVAGIHRLFDNMEQIRSARVLVVAAGMDGALASVIGGLVEAPVIALPTSVGYGASFGGVSALLAMLNSCATGVAVVNIDNGFGAGSMAHRINVTGQS, encoded by the coding sequence ATGAATATTGAGTCGCTGGAAGAACTGATGCAGGCGCTGTATCAACAGGAGATTTCTCCAAAGGAAGCGTTCAAGAAAATTAAAAATCTTCCTTATGAAAATCTTGGATTCGCCATGGTCGATCACCATCGGCAAATCCGCACCGGCATGCCGGAAGTCATTTTTTGTCAGGGAAAATCCCCTGATCAAACCTTGAGCATCATCCAGCGTTTGTATCAGGCGGGAGCCGATGTGCTGGCAACGCGCTTGTCTGAACAGGACTATGAAACGATTCGTCAGGACTTACCAGAACAGGCGGAATATCTACGCAATGCGCGTTGTCTGGTCATTAAGAAACCGACGACGAAGGAAGCGATCGGAAAAATATGCGTGGTCACTGCGGGCACCTCGGACATTGCCATGGCGGAAGAAGCGGCGATCACGGCGGAAACTTATGGCAGTCATGTCGAACGCATCTTCGATGTGGGCGTGGCGGGCATCCATCGCCTGTTCGACAATATGGAGCAAATCCGTTCAGCGCGCGTACTCGTTGTCGCCGCGGGTATGGACGGCGCTCTGGCAAGCGTGATTGGCGGCTTGGTTGAAGCTCCGGTCATCGCTCTGCCCACCAGCGTGGGTTATGGCGCTTCCTTTGGCGGCGTGTCGGCCTTGCTGGCCATGCTCAACAGTTGCGCAACAGGCGTGGCGGTGGTCAATATCGATAACGGATTTGGCGCCGGATCGATGGCGCATCGAATCAATGTGACGGGTCAGTCCTGA
- a CDS encoding NAD-dependent epimerase/dehydratase family protein, producing the protein MKVLVTGGGGFLGSHIAMRLLAEGQTVSILGRKHYAHLPSAIIQHCADLRDLDAVSKAVAGCDAVYHVAAIPGVWGSYDEYHSINVGGTQNVIHACKKNSAQRLIYTSSPSVVFHMTDQENVDESTPYPERYYCDYSKTKAQGESLVAQANDPQGLKTVSLRPHLIWGPGDAHLIPRIIHKAKTGRLVKVGEGKNKVDMTYIDNAVEAHLKAEQALRDNSEQVGGQAYFISDGQPVNLWDWVDRLLSELELPPIKKQISHRTAHNLGAVFEMIYGALRINREPPLTRFVASQLATSHHFNISRARNELGYAPSTTPEEGMQSLLASLRTDPSH; encoded by the coding sequence ATGAAGGTTCTGGTCACCGGGGGAGGGGGCTTTCTGGGAAGCCACATCGCCATGCGCCTGCTCGCCGAAGGGCAGACGGTTTCCATATTGGGCCGGAAGCACTACGCCCATTTGCCATCAGCGATTATCCAGCATTGCGCCGACCTGCGAGACCTCGACGCCGTATCCAAAGCTGTTGCCGGATGCGACGCGGTTTATCATGTCGCCGCGATCCCCGGCGTATGGGGTTCTTACGATGAGTATCACTCGATCAATGTCGGCGGAACTCAAAACGTCATCCATGCCTGCAAGAAGAATTCAGCGCAACGACTGATCTATACCAGTTCGCCAAGCGTGGTGTTTCACATGACGGATCAGGAGAATGTCGATGAGTCGACCCCTTACCCTGAACGGTATTATTGCGACTATTCCAAAACCAAAGCCCAGGGCGAGTCGCTGGTCGCGCAGGCGAACGACCCGCAAGGATTGAAAACGGTTTCATTGAGACCGCACCTGATTTGGGGGCCGGGCGATGCGCATCTGATCCCGCGCATCATACATAAGGCGAAAACCGGTCGTCTCGTTAAAGTGGGGGAAGGGAAAAATAAAGTCGATATGACTTATATCGACAACGCCGTCGAAGCGCATTTGAAAGCAGAACAGGCCTTGCGAGACAATTCAGAACAGGTAGGAGGACAGGCTTATTTCATCAGCGACGGTCAGCCCGTTAACCTGTGGGACTGGGTCGATCGATTGCTGTCCGAGTTGGAATTACCGCCCATCAAAAAACAGATAAGTCACCGCACAGCCCATAACCTTGGAGCTGTATTTGAAATGATCTACGGCGCCTTGAGGATCAACAGGGAGCCGCCCTTGACCCGTTTCGTCGCCTCCCAACTGGCGACATCGCATCACTTCAATATCAGCCGGGCGCGCAACGAGCTCGGATATGCGCCTTCAACGACGCCGGAAGAGGGGATGCAAAGTCTACTCGCCAGCCTCAGGACTGACCCGTCACATTGA
- a CDS encoding dephospho-CoA kinase produces MLIGLTGSIGSGKTQVANLMRDLGARVIDADIISRELTLPGHEGWKQIREQFGDDVLDSGNRLDRKKMAERVFNDPSAKKRLEAILHPLVFQEEKKLYEKLIASDPSSLVVIDAALLIESGNHVNMDQVVLVHSPKELAIQRVMARNGWPREKVIERLNSQMPFEEKSKFADFIIHNDGTLEELQSNTLATFRSIAKLAKQ; encoded by the coding sequence GTGCTCATAGGACTGACAGGAAGTATCGGCTCAGGTAAAACTCAGGTCGCGAATCTGATGAGAGATCTGGGTGCGCGCGTCATCGACGCCGATATCATCAGCCGCGAACTGACTTTGCCGGGACATGAAGGCTGGAAACAAATCCGCGAACAGTTTGGCGATGATGTGCTCGACTCTGGAAATCGTCTGGATCGCAAAAAAATGGCGGAGCGCGTCTTCAATGATCCTTCGGCAAAAAAACGGCTCGAAGCGATCCTGCATCCGCTCGTATTTCAGGAAGAGAAAAAACTTTATGAAAAACTCATCGCATCCGACCCCTCCTCGCTGGTCGTTATCGACGCCGCGCTCCTCATCGAATCAGGGAATCATGTCAATATGGATCAGGTCGTACTGGTTCACAGCCCAAAAGAATTAGCAATTCAAAGAGTCATGGCCCGCAATGGATGGCCGCGCGAGAAGGTCATCGAACGTCTGAACAGCCAGATGCCTTTTGAGGAGAAATCAAAATTCGCCGACTTCATCATCCATAACGATGGCACACTGGAAGAATTGCAAAGCAATACCCTCGCAACTTTCCGAAGCATCGCAAAGCTGGCAAAGCAATGA
- a CDS encoding branched-chain-amino acid aminotransferase, which produces MSTKINCNGQISDNLSISFYDHGFLFGDSVYEVIATSNNVPCFLNEHIDRLQGSAAGIFLDIPFDRNRLIQEVERTLQAAGNEESYIRIIVTRGEGDVNIDPSSCHKPNVIIYVTQEKKYPAENYVTGVNLAVVSVKRNSSDSLNPSMKTGNYLNNILAIMEANRSGAHDAIMLNAAGCITESTTSNIFFCSDGTLFTPALNCGILEGITRRVIMRIAEENDMPVEEGRWPVEAMISADEIFITGTIKRVMPVTQIDGKMIGSGKPGSISLKMARLYDQHLESHARLYPS; this is translated from the coding sequence ATGTCGACAAAAATCAATTGCAACGGTCAAATCAGCGATAATTTATCCATCTCATTTTACGACCACGGTTTCTTGTTTGGGGACAGCGTGTATGAAGTCATCGCCACGTCAAACAACGTTCCCTGTTTTCTCAACGAACACATCGATCGCCTGCAAGGCTCTGCCGCAGGGATTTTTCTCGACATCCCCTTTGACCGGAATCGATTGATTCAGGAAGTGGAGCGAACCCTGCAAGCGGCTGGCAATGAAGAATCCTATATTCGCATCATTGTGACTCGCGGGGAAGGGGACGTGAACATAGACCCGTCTTCCTGTCACAAACCCAACGTCATCATCTATGTGACTCAGGAAAAAAAATACCCGGCTGAAAATTACGTCACAGGAGTGAATCTGGCCGTGGTCTCCGTCAAAAGAAATTCGAGCGATTCATTGAATCCCAGCATGAAGACCGGCAATTACCTGAATAATATTCTGGCGATCATGGAAGCGAACCGCTCGGGCGCTCACGACGCCATCATGCTGAACGCGGCGGGTTGCATCACTGAAAGCACCACAAGCAATATATTTTTCTGTAGCGATGGAACGCTCTTCACACCCGCGCTGAACTGCGGCATTCTCGAAGGCATCACCCGGCGCGTCATCATGCGGATAGCTGAAGAAAATGACATGCCCGTTGAAGAGGGGCGTTGGCCTGTGGAGGCCATGATTTCCGCCGATGAAATTTTTATTACGGGAACCATCAAGCGCGTAATGCCTGTCACCCAGATCGACGGCAAAATGATCGGAAGCGGCAAACCCGGTTCCATTTCCCTGAAAATGGCGCGCCTCTACGACCAACACCTAGAGAGTCACGCGCGCCTCTACCCATCCTGA
- a CDS encoding CvpA family protein — protein MTPFDTIVAIVLTLSLLYSIFKGFVREIFSLLAYVGGYLTALKFQYDFASVLEDSLGNETVAKVVAFILIYFGAAVAISFVGRMVRNLLFQESAGLSGMDRLLGGAVGLVKGFVLLSILMIPLGFFPDFHSKITAGSKFEPYLAEVAQIMKNTVGASQSLMDKIPDMGEAAGDSINGLKEKFKELQSLVGAMDSKSAESGQSGSGKDQMNSLAGNLEGAKELLGKPQEKYTEDDMKKLDELLKKLDQKK, from the coding sequence ATGACCCCATTTGACACTATTGTCGCGATCGTACTCACCCTCAGCCTGCTCTACTCCATTTTTAAAGGATTCGTTCGGGAAATTTTCTCCCTGCTGGCCTATGTTGGCGGTTATCTCACGGCGCTTAAATTTCAGTATGATTTTGCATCCGTTCTGGAAGATTCTCTGGGCAATGAAACCGTCGCCAAAGTAGTCGCTTTCATCCTGATTTATTTTGGCGCTGCTGTCGCTATTTCATTTGTGGGAAGAATGGTCCGCAACCTGTTGTTTCAGGAATCGGCGGGACTGTCGGGCATGGACCGGCTCCTTGGCGGCGCCGTTGGTCTGGTCAAAGGCTTTGTCCTGCTTTCAATCCTGATGATTCCTCTTGGCTTTTTTCCTGATTTTCACAGTAAAATCACCGCCGGTTCCAAGTTCGAACCCTACCTGGCTGAAGTGGCCCAAATCATGAAAAACACTGTTGGCGCATCACAAAGCCTGATGGATAAAATTCCAGACATGGGCGAAGCCGCCGGAGACTCCATCAATGGACTCAAGGAAAAATTTAAGGAACTGCAATCTTTGGTCGGGGCGATGGACAGCAAGTCCGCCGAGAGCGGTCAGTCCGGCTCTGGCAAGGACCAAATGAATTCACTAGCGGGTAATCTTGAAGGCGCCAAAGAACTATTGGGGAAACCGCAAGAGAAATACACCGAAGACGATATGAAAAAACTGGATGAGTTGTTGAAAAAGCTCGACCAGAAAAAATAA
- a CDS encoding transglycosylase SLT domain-containing protein produces MKLPGIALAVWMFSICFVPQLFADHLDIYKSRDPFPFDKFPISDGYADLKSLDKERLSTLYSELRKSRADMKETEDKNLLALALGYILFLQENYHSAEKILKNQILGNFILQDYRLYILSLSQRRHAQESLANKNPQSAIRLLKNARDQLLLIHRNYPLSPFIDSIEEDLAKTDRELGDAFFATNNHKKAWQAYRRALMRSFPGNHEFVNQVALALADTYQAAGDWFETEDQYQFILRSNPSAEIIKALTERFQNHAETYKEQFPAFAPLTIQLNSLRIKLESSGNRLQSDKALPEKEIFRNFHTAKFENNGERLSQAAELRKEFAGDLEVDAITKSLIDGLKAELLDREWQSSHDPLLKTLSVQERYALGLGVWSRGMRDNAAVVFESITIDFPLEVSLTHKSLYFLGRIREDQERFDDALTYYRTLIQRYNSGPYTASSFFKLGWLERIRGKLAESETAFIEADRFFESPVYKGLLDVFPENKKYHASTLFWLSDVQKRLNKDALAKQTLADLEQKFPFDFYSLLNRERLDRLLPKEKTPPELLQRIPGLGDIDRKRLNRAEKLASIHLIDWARKELDSFSYQADSPEFMIYLAQLSARVDSYQNSMRIAWRTFESNPNDAHSMLALQFMFPKGFFEPIRKQAERHKLNPYFIASLIRQESAFTPAIKSSANAIGLMQLLPSTARRVAKNMGLPIPDEKDLSDPGVNIPIGSHYLNQLLEGLDNNAVFALAAYNAGPGKVRSWRRLRKDYDILEFMESIPYYETRDYVKKVLRNFILYRALYQERYSDGITDVLTGVRD; encoded by the coding sequence ATGAAACTACCCGGTATCGCCCTTGCTGTATGGATGTTTTCGATTTGTTTTGTCCCGCAATTGTTTGCAGATCATTTGGATATTTACAAATCAAGAGATCCATTTCCTTTTGATAAATTCCCCATTTCAGACGGCTACGCTGATCTGAAGTCCCTGGACAAAGAACGCCTTTCGACGCTTTACAGTGAATTGCGAAAATCGCGTGCGGATATGAAGGAAACGGAAGATAAAAATCTGCTCGCGCTTGCCCTCGGCTACATTCTTTTCCTACAGGAAAACTATCACAGCGCAGAAAAGATTTTAAAAAACCAGATACTTGGTAATTTTATTCTGCAAGATTATCGCCTGTATATTTTATCGCTATCACAGCGTCGACATGCGCAAGAGTCGCTTGCAAATAAAAACCCTCAATCTGCGATCCGTTTATTGAAAAATGCAAGAGATCAGCTATTACTGATCCATCGCAATTACCCCTTGAGTCCTTTCATTGACAGCATTGAAGAGGACCTTGCGAAAACGGACAGAGAACTGGGCGACGCTTTCTTTGCGACCAACAATCATAAAAAGGCCTGGCAGGCTTACCGGCGCGCGCTCATGCGGTCTTTTCCCGGTAACCATGAGTTTGTCAATCAGGTGGCGCTCGCCCTTGCCGACACCTATCAAGCCGCTGGGGATTGGTTCGAAACGGAAGATCAATACCAGTTTATTTTACGTAGCAATCCATCTGCGGAAATCATCAAAGCTCTGACCGAGAGATTTCAAAATCACGCCGAAACCTACAAGGAACAATTCCCTGCTTTCGCACCCCTGACTATCCAGCTCAATTCTCTGCGCATCAAATTGGAATCTTCTGGAAATCGATTGCAATCAGATAAGGCTCTCCCGGAAAAAGAAATTTTTAGAAATTTCCATACCGCTAAATTTGAAAATAATGGAGAACGCCTGAGTCAGGCGGCAGAATTACGTAAGGAATTTGCAGGCGACCTGGAAGTGGACGCGATCACCAAATCATTGATAGACGGCTTGAAAGCTGAATTACTCGACAGAGAGTGGCAATCATCTCACGACCCCTTGCTCAAAACCTTATCCGTTCAGGAACGCTATGCGCTCGGCCTCGGTGTCTGGTCGCGAGGCATGAGAGACAACGCCGCAGTTGTATTTGAATCCATCACAATCGATTTCCCATTGGAAGTCAGCCTCACCCACAAGTCCCTCTATTTTCTGGGGCGTATCCGCGAGGATCAGGAACGTTTTGACGACGCATTGACCTATTACCGGACATTGATTCAACGCTACAATTCCGGACCTTACACCGCTTCCAGTTTTTTCAAGCTGGGCTGGTTGGAGCGCATACGCGGAAAACTTGCAGAATCTGAAACCGCTTTCATAGAGGCCGATCGCTTCTTTGAGAGTCCCGTTTACAAGGGTCTTCTCGACGTCTTTCCAGAAAATAAAAAGTATCATGCCTCCACTTTGTTCTGGTTGAGCGATGTCCAGAAACGTCTCAACAAAGATGCTTTAGCGAAACAAACTCTGGCTGATCTGGAGCAAAAGTTTCCATTTGATTTTTATTCTCTATTAAACAGGGAACGGTTGGACCGCCTGCTCCCTAAAGAAAAAACTCCCCCAGAGCTTTTGCAGAGGATTCCCGGACTGGGTGATATCGACAGAAAGCGCTTGAACCGCGCCGAAAAGCTGGCTTCGATACATTTGATCGATTGGGCGCGCAAAGAACTGGATTCATTTTCATATCAAGCCGATTCGCCTGAATTCATGATCTATCTGGCCCAGCTCTCCGCCAGAGTGGATAGTTACCAGAATTCAATGCGTATTGCCTGGAGGACCTTCGAAAGCAATCCCAATGACGCTCATTCAATGCTGGCTCTACAGTTTATGTTTCCAAAAGGATTTTTTGAACCTATCCGGAAACAGGCTGAAAGACACAAGCTCAATCCCTATTTCATCGCATCCTTGATCCGTCAGGAAAGCGCATTCACACCCGCGATCAAATCCTCAGCGAACGCCATCGGCCTGATGCAACTGCTTCCCTCAACCGCGCGCAGGGTCGCAAAAAACATGGGCCTGCCCATTCCAGACGAAAAGGACTTGAGCGACCCAGGGGTCAACATTCCCATAGGTTCCCACTACTTGAATCAACTCCTCGAAGGTCTGGATAACAATGCGGTCTTCGCCCTGGCCGCTTACAACGCCGGCCCCGGCAAGGTTCGTTCCTGGAGACGACTGCGCAAGGATTACGACATCCTTGAGTTCATGGAATCTATCCCCTATTATGAAACCCGGGATTATGTTAAAAAAGTTCTTAGAAATTTTATATTGTACAGAGCGCTCTATCAGGAGCGCTACAGCGATGGCATCACCGACGTATTGACAGGCGTGCGCGATTAA
- a CDS encoding NUDIX domain-containing protein, whose amino-acid sequence MDNGDEMFDVVDAQDHIIGQATRREVHQKGWMHRSVHIFVLNPAGDLFLQKRAESKDENPGLWDSSTSGHVDAGEDYDTAAHRELQEELGIKSDLKIAFSLSACPQTFNEHVRVYSCHTDQTIIINRDEISEGRFWTFEEIEIALQSPSNQFTSSFVLIWNRFQANTS is encoded by the coding sequence ATGGATAACGGCGATGAAATGTTCGACGTGGTTGACGCTCAGGATCATATCATTGGTCAAGCCACTCGCAGGGAAGTCCATCAAAAAGGCTGGATGCACCGATCCGTGCATATTTTTGTCCTGAACCCTGCCGGCGATTTGTTTTTGCAGAAGCGGGCCGAATCCAAAGATGAAAATCCCGGCTTATGGGATTCCTCCACATCCGGGCATGTAGACGCTGGAGAGGACTATGATACGGCGGCGCATCGTGAGTTGCAGGAAGAATTGGGTATTAAATCCGATTTGAAAATAGCCTTTTCATTATCCGCTTGCCCGCAAACCTTCAACGAGCATGTTCGAGTCTATTCCTGTCACACGGATCAGACCATTATCATCAATCGCGATGAAATCAGCGAAGGACGCTTCTGGACCTTTGAGGAAATAGAAATCGCGCTACAATCGCCTTCGAATCAATTCACCTCTTCGTTCGTTCTTATCTGGAATCGTTTCCAAGCCAACACCTCATGA
- a CDS encoding HNH endonuclease: MLDSVKSLVLNYSYQPLQFCSAKRAIIMILSGRAEAVESDGYVIRSPNAEFRLPAVIRVLNLVRVKRSNRIAFSKKNILRRDSFMCQYCGDTRQPLTLDHVFPKSKGGEAKWDNVVIACKPCNLKKGNRTVVEANMRLMKQPKQPQFQYFHFAVPTGPKSHLDIWRKYLPEKIIKGAYYS; encoded by the coding sequence ATGCTCGATTCGGTCAAAAGTCTGGTTTTAAATTATTCCTACCAACCGCTACAATTTTGCAGCGCCAAGCGCGCCATCATCATGATTTTGTCCGGTCGCGCCGAAGCCGTTGAAAGCGATGGTTATGTGATCCGTTCGCCCAATGCGGAATTCAGGTTGCCCGCAGTGATCCGGGTACTCAATCTGGTTCGTGTCAAACGCTCCAACCGAATCGCTTTCAGCAAAAAAAATATCCTGCGCCGCGACAGCTTTATGTGCCAGTATTGTGGGGATACGAGGCAACCCTTAACTCTCGATCATGTGTTTCCAAAATCAAAAGGAGGCGAGGCGAAATGGGACAATGTCGTGATCGCCTGCAAACCCTGCAACCTGAAAAAAGGCAATCGAACCGTTGTCGAAGCCAACATGCGTTTGATGAAACAACCCAAGCAACCTCAATTTCAATATTTCCACTTTGCGGTACCCACTGGACCGAAATCACATCTCGACATCTGGCGCAAATACCTTCCTGAAAAAATCATCAAGGGCGCTTATTATTCTTAG
- a CDS encoding FAD-binding oxidoreductase, with translation MILKTAPTEISAYLKDASNYAEGHATAVAIPESEDDLREFLKTNEEPITISGAGTGLTAGRTPLGGAVLSVEKFDRIGELADACIEVGAAVRLKDLQTRLKGSGYFYPPNPTEALSFLGGNFATNASGSRSYKFGVTRDYVKEAHVFLADGRHALLKRGETIAEPLSLDDGSCITFPKVSYISPKCKNAAGYYMQADMDWLDIFIGSGGTLGITTRMKLQLRPEPVDFFSAILFFEDEESSWELVNAIKAQQNELISPCSLEYFDCNSLKRLKTKYENTPPTAQAALFVEQDLYKDTNSDAITEAWVEFLDENRVDLESSWFAQSNRDVDRFHEFRHTLPQLLNEEISRKGWVKMGTDLATSDQHFLELMNFYKRSLSQQTIDFVMFGHIGDNHLHINLFPKSGGSQKEEIMTLYHSLVDQVLEWDGTISAEHGIGKLKKEFLRQMVGDAGLADMRKVKAELDPKGLLGQGAIF, from the coding sequence ATGATTTTAAAAACCGCTCCGACTGAAATTTCAGCCTATTTGAAGGACGCTTCCAATTATGCAGAGGGCCATGCCACAGCGGTTGCGATTCCTGAATCCGAAGATGACCTCAGAGAGTTTTTGAAGACCAATGAAGAACCGATTACCATTTCCGGCGCAGGCACCGGTTTGACGGCAGGACGCACCCCGCTGGGAGGCGCCGTCCTATCAGTTGAAAAATTCGACCGGATCGGAGAGCTTGCCGACGCTTGCATTGAAGTGGGCGCCGCAGTTCGTTTGAAAGACCTTCAAACCCGGCTGAAGGGGAGCGGGTATTTTTACCCGCCCAATCCAACAGAAGCCTTGTCCTTTTTGGGAGGCAATTTTGCCACCAACGCTTCTGGATCGCGGAGCTACAAATTTGGCGTCACCCGGGACTATGTGAAAGAGGCGCATGTGTTTCTTGCAGACGGACGTCATGCCTTATTAAAGCGCGGCGAAACCATTGCAGAGCCTCTTTCATTAGACGACGGATCGTGCATTACTTTCCCCAAAGTCAGCTATATCAGCCCGAAGTGTAAAAATGCGGCAGGTTATTACATGCAGGCCGATATGGATTGGCTCGATATTTTCATCGGCTCAGGCGGCACGCTCGGAATCACAACGCGAATGAAACTGCAATTGCGCCCCGAACCGGTTGATTTTTTCAGCGCCATCCTGTTTTTTGAGGACGAGGAAAGTTCATGGGAACTTGTAAACGCGATAAAAGCACAGCAGAACGAATTGATTTCCCCTTGTTCTCTGGAATACTTCGACTGCAATTCACTCAAACGTTTGAAAACGAAATATGAGAACACGCCGCCAACCGCCCAGGCCGCTTTATTCGTCGAGCAGGACCTTTATAAGGATACAAACAGCGATGCCATTACCGAAGCCTGGGTTGAATTCCTTGATGAAAACAGGGTGGATCTGGAATCCTCCTGGTTTGCTCAAAGCAATCGAGATGTAGATCGCTTCCATGAATTCAGGCACACTTTGCCGCAACTGTTGAACGAGGAAATCAGCCGAAAAGGATGGGTTAAAATGGGCACCGATCTGGCGACTTCAGATCAGCATTTTTTAGAACTCATGAATTTTTACAAACGATCCCTTTCCCAGCAAACAATCGATTTTGTCATGTTCGGACATATTGGCGACAATCATCTACACATCAATTTATTTCCGAAATCCGGGGGAAGCCAGAAAGAAGAAATCATGACGCTGTATCATTCGCTGGTCGACCAGGTTTTGGAATGGGACGGAACCATCTCGGCGGAACACGGTATCGGGAAACTCAAAAAGGAATTTTTACGACAAATGGTCGGCGATGCAGGACTCGCTGATATGAGAAAGGTGAAAGCTGAATTGGACCCAAAAGGCTTGTTGGGGCAGGGCGCTATTTTCTAA
- a CDS encoding bifunctional precorrin-2 dehydrogenase/sirohydrochlorin ferrochelatase: protein MLVDLNIFQKKILIIGGGRETTRKVQGLTGQGAQLIFIASAFHPKLEEHLENENYQLITETLSDASRIEAFFPCYMVLATTDDKALNRSIINAAKATDAYVYSVDDPEYSDFSHPAVINFKNSVRLALSTNGKSPLMARKLRESLESALPDLISELDLLQIRLQSEIREEAKTVLSSAEQRKSFLQLLQENPAIQKQLSQNQFNTARDLALALLREYSLPERVVNSGKIEE, encoded by the coding sequence ATGCTGGTCGATCTCAATATATTTCAAAAAAAGATTCTCATCATTGGCGGGGGACGCGAAACCACCCGCAAGGTGCAGGGCTTGACGGGGCAGGGCGCGCAATTGATTTTCATCGCTTCCGCATTCCACCCGAAGCTGGAGGAACATCTTGAAAATGAAAATTACCAATTGATTACAGAAACTTTGAGCGATGCGAGCCGAATTGAGGCTTTTTTCCCTTGCTACATGGTCTTGGCGACCACGGATGATAAAGCGCTCAATCGTTCCATTATCAATGCGGCAAAAGCAACAGACGCCTATGTCTATTCGGTTGACGATCCTGAATATTCGGATTTTTCACATCCCGCCGTGATAAATTTCAAGAACAGCGTCCGATTAGCTCTGTCTACAAATGGAAAAAGTCCTTTAATGGCGCGCAAACTTCGAGAATCGCTGGAAAGCGCTCTCCCTGACCTTATTTCGGAGCTTGATCTGTTGCAAATCCGTCTACAAAGTGAAATCCGTGAGGAAGCGAAAACGGTATTATCCTCAGCAGAGCAAAGAAAATCATTCTTGCAACTCCTGCAAGAGAACCCAGCCATACAAAAACAGTTGAGCCAAAATCAGTTCAACACAGCAAGAGACCTGGCGCTCGCTTTGCTAAGGGAATATTCTTTACCCGAAAGGGTCGTAAATTCTGGTAAAATTGAAGAGTGA
- a CDS encoding AAA family ATPase, with the protein MNHNERTLKIDGVEIHLSRPDTTEPRWIGQTDLLKQILACWLVVSEKDLPLSPRIVGMPGIGKTTLAMAAALERKQPLYIFQCTSDTRPEDLLISPVLAESGKITYHASPLVSAMVTGGICILDEGNRMNEKSWASLAPLLDHRRYVESIIAGIQVRAHREFRSCVTMNSDESTFEIPDYILSRMQPTLKLDMPSFNDELAILKYHLPFVDDEFLNLTVEFLQRSHQFDLDFSPRDGLHILQYAVKRLRQDKSHPLAKDDYWREAVSKVLGEEALDLDELASRKRRALGGERMPMGLGDFFFSGDNPLHPDSDS; encoded by the coding sequence TTGAACCACAATGAGCGCACCCTAAAAATCGATGGAGTGGAAATTCATCTCAGCCGCCCGGACACGACAGAACCGCGCTGGATAGGCCAGACGGATTTATTGAAACAAATTCTAGCTTGCTGGCTCGTTGTTTCGGAAAAAGACCTTCCTTTATCGCCGCGAATTGTGGGCATGCCAGGGATTGGTAAAACCACCCTCGCCATGGCGGCGGCTCTTGAGAGAAAACAACCGCTTTATATTTTCCAATGCACCAGCGACACGCGCCCGGAGGATTTGCTGATCTCCCCGGTATTGGCGGAGTCAGGAAAAATCACTTACCATGCTTCTCCGCTGGTGAGCGCTATGGTCACTGGCGGAATCTGCATTCTCGATGAAGGCAACCGCATGAACGAAAAGAGCTGGGCTTCTCTCGCCCCTCTGCTGGATCACCGGCGTTATGTGGAATCCATCATAGCCGGTATTCAGGTTCGAGCGCATCGCGAATTTCGCTCCTGCGTGACCATGAACAGCGACGAGTCGACCTTTGAGATACCGGACTATATTCTATCGCGCATGCAACCCACTTTGAAACTGGACATGCCGAGTTTCAACGACGAGCTTGCGATATTGAAATACCACCTTCCTTTTGTGGATGACGAATTTTTAAATCTCACGGTTGAGTTTCTTCAGCGTTCGCATCAGTTCGATCTTGATTTTTCTCCGCGCGACGGCCTGCATATTTTGCAATATGCCGTCAAACGCCTGCGTCAGGACAAATCGCACCCACTCGCCAAAGATGATTACTGGAGGGAAGCGGTCAGCAAAGTGCTGGGTGAAGAGGCCCTGGACCTTGATGAACTTGCGTCCCGAAAACGTCGCGCTTTGGGCGGCGAAAGGATGCCGATGGGACTGGGCGATTTCTTTTTCAGCGGGGATAACCCTCTGCATCCCGATTCCGACAGCTAA